The DNA sequence taatattttcaaagcACATTTAGAAATTAGTGAATTTcattagataaaaaatatgagacaCATAAAATCATTGATTGGATATACGGTTATTTCCAactatgaattaattttctaaaatgagagataatttcattatatgaaatataaaaaccacaaatatagtactagaattaataatagtattatatatcTCTCACGGATTCAGCCATTTCGATTTCCCCCAATTTATAACCCTAATTCTCTCATAACCGGAATCCTCTGAATCAGCCATGGCGAACTCCAGAGAAGCCGACCCCAATCTGGGGTATTTGACGAAGAAAGAAACGGAGGTGAAGCTGCCCCGACCTACTCGCGTCAAGAACAAGACGCCTGCTTCGATTCAAATCACTGCCGAGCAAATCCTTCGTGAAGCTAGAGAGCGTCAGGAGGCTGAAATCCGCCCCCCCAAGCAGAAAATCACCGACTCCACCGAGCTCGGCGATTACCGCCTCCGCAAACGCAAGGAATACGAAGATTTGATTCGAAGAGTGCGGTGGAACAAGAGCGTGTGGGTGAAGTATGCAAAATGGGAAGAATCTCAGAAGGATTTCGCCCGATCTCGGTCAGTGTGGGAGCGCGCGCTCGAGGTGGATTACAGAGACCACACACTGTGGCTCAAGTATGCTGATTTTGAGATGAAGAATAAGTTTGTGAATCACGCTAGGAATGTGTGGGATCGCGCAACCCAGCTGCTGCCGAGGGTTGATCAGCTTTGGTACAAGTACATCCACATGGAGGAGGTTTTGGGGAATGTGGCTGCGGCTAGGCAGATTTTTGAGAGGTGGATGAAGTGGATGCCTGATCAGCAAGGATGGCTCTCCTATATAAAGTTCGAGCTTCGGTATAATGAGGTCGAGAGGGCTAGAGAGATTTTTGAGCGCTTTGTGGACTGTCACCCCAAGGTCAGTGCTTGGATTAGATTTGCTAAGTTTGAGATGAAAAATGGGGAGATAGCTCGTGCCAGGAATTGTTACGAGAGGGCTATTAATAAGTTGGGAGATGACGAGGAGGCGGAGGAGTTGTTTGTGGCTTTTGCGGAGTTTGAAGAGAAATGTAAGGAGACAGAAAGAGCTAGATgcatatataagtttgcactGGATCATATTCCAAAGGGACGGGCAGAAGAGCTGTACAAGAAGTTTGTAGCGTTCGAGAAGCAATATGGTGACAGGGAAGGAATTGAGGATGCTATTGTTGGAAAGAGGAGGTTTCAGTATGAGGATGAGGTGAGGAAGAATCCTCTTAATTATGACGTATGGTTTGATTATATTCGTCTTGAAGAGAGCTGTGGGAATAGGCAGAGGATTGAGGATGTGTATGAGAGGGCAATAGCAAATCTGCCTCCTGCTCAGGAGAAGCGCTACTGGCAGcgatacatatatatgtggtAAGAATGCTTTAACCTTACATAATCATGCCTGTATTGTATGTTGAGCAAAGGGATTGGCTGTGATTTATATctgttttgaatttgtgatattttcaggattaattatgttttgtaTGAGGAGCTTGATGCCCAGGATGTTGACCGAACAAGAGCAATATATAAGTAAGATCCCATTCCATAGAAATTGATGTTATTAAAGAGTTGATTGAGTTTATTATTCCTTATATTTTCACCCAATCACCCTCCTGGATTGATGACAACAGTTAAACTACATGGACATGTATGTTGTACATCCACTTTTGTAAGTTTACTGTCTATGCTGTCTTGGAATGTTTGATTAGTGGAAATACGATTCAGAatatacatgcatttcacttGACTATGTGACGAACTACCCTGAAGCTATAGGACATTTTATATGAATTGTATGTAACCAATATTCTGGGAAAAGTCTGTTTGTATTGGAATTTTGGTAAGCTTGATTAAGCCTGTTCTGAGAAATTCAGTAATGGAATCGCCAGTATGTTTATACTTTTGCTTTAACCGTTATGTGGATAGCTTTTAATGGTTCTGGCTCCTGATCCTGATACATGTCTGAACTGAGCAGCTTGTGCCTGAAGATGATTCCTCATGAGAagttttcttttgcaaagatATGGCTGATGGCCGCACAATTTGAAATACGCCAATTAAATATTGACCGGGCTCGGAAAATATTGGGGTCAGCAATTGGTATGGCTCCCAAAGATAAGGTATGCTACAAATTCCATATTCTCTATTTGGTTCATCCACTGGCATTCCTCAGACTGCACCctaaatgtattatattgcAAACAGATCTTCAAGAAGTACATTGAGATAGAGCTACAACTTGGTAACATAGAACGGTGCAGGAAACTCTATGAAAAGTACTTGGAGTGGTCTCCTGAGAACTGTTATGCATGGAGCAAGTATGCTGAGTTGGAGAGGTCCTTGTCAGAAACTGAACGTGCCCGAGCTCTTTTTGAGCTTGCAATTGACCAACCTGCTCTAGATATGCCAGAGTTACTATGGAAGGTACGCAATTTATTCATATTGAAAACATTGCATGTGTTTGATATAAATGACTCTGTAGTGAATTGACTAGGTATGTTTTTTGATCTTCTTACAGGCATATATTGATTTTGAGATTTCTGAATCTGAATATGGAAGAACTAGAGATCTTTACGAGAGGCTGCTGGACAGGACTAAACACCTGAAGGTGTGGATAAGTTATGCCAAGTTTGAGGCTTCTGCTATGGAAGAGGTCCTTCAGGACTCAGAGTTGTCTGAAAGtgaatataagaaaaagtGCCTTCAGCGGGCCAGAGGTAAGAAATTACAATGTTCTTGACaagtaaattttttgaataatctTTTCTaatatagaatatttggtGATCTCACTTTCTCCCTTTCTTCAGGTGTATTTGAAAAAGCCCTTAGCTATTTTAGAACTTCTGCCCCTGAGTTGAAAGAGGAAAGAGCAATGCTTTTGGAAGAGTGGTTGAACACAGAGAAAAGTTTTGGTGAGCTGGGTAATGTGGAGTTAGTTACTTCCAAGCTTCCaaagaaactaaagaagaGACGTCACATTGAAACTGAGGATGGTCCAGCTGGGTATgtatttgatttatcttttcggttcatttttatttctgaAATTGCTGATCTATCTGTACTTGGCAAGTTCTctcttttcaaaaaaaattggtatgGGTTACTGACTCTTATTTTATGACTATGGAAAATCATGTAGCTCCAGCCGCATCTTTATTGGCTGCTTGGGTTTTGTTAGCACTTGATTTCTTTACCTAAATTAAGTTTTGATTGTTACTTATATGAATGTTTCTCCCTGACTAATGAAATTTGGTAAAACATGGAAAGAATCAATGTTTTCTCTGCTGCAATGTGTTATTTCAGTATGGAAAGAATCAATGTTTCTCTGCTGCAATGTGTTATTTGCACTGAAAtcattgtttgattttattccaTGTGAGAAATTCTGATGTTTTGATATGTTGCAGTTATGAGGAGTATATCGACTATCTATTCCCAGAAGAAACACAAACCAcaaatctcaaaattttggaaGCGGCGTACAAGTGGAAGAAGCAGAAGGTCGTTTCTG is a window from the Salvia hispanica cultivar TCC Black 2014 chromosome 1, UniMelb_Shisp_WGS_1.0, whole genome shotgun sequence genome containing:
- the LOC125201101 gene encoding crooked neck-like protein 1, with amino-acid sequence MANSREADPNLGYLTKKETEVKLPRPTRVKNKTPASIQITAEQILREARERQEAEIRPPKQKITDSTELGDYRLRKRKEYEDLIRRVRWNKSVWVKYAKWEESQKDFARSRSVWERALEVDYRDHTLWLKYADFEMKNKFVNHARNVWDRATQLLPRVDQLWYKYIHMEEVLGNVAAARQIFERWMKWMPDQQGWLSYIKFELRYNEVERAREIFERFVDCHPKVSAWIRFAKFEMKNGEIARARNCYERAINKLGDDEEAEELFVAFAEFEEKCKETERARCIYKFALDHIPKGRAEELYKKFVAFEKQYGDREGIEDAIVGKRRFQYEDEVRKNPLNYDVWFDYIRLEESCGNRQRIEDVYERAIANLPPAQEKRYWQRYIYMWINYVLYEELDAQDVDRTRAIYNLCLKMIPHEKFSFAKIWLMAAQFEIRQLNIDRARKILGSAIGMAPKDKIFKKYIEIELQLGNIERCRKLYEKYLEWSPENCYAWSKYAELERSLSETERARALFELAIDQPALDMPELLWKAYIDFEISESEYGRTRDLYERLLDRTKHLKVWISYAKFEASAMEEVLQDSELSESEYKKKCLQRARGVFEKALSYFRTSAPELKEERAMLLEEWLNTEKSFGELGNVELVTSKLPKKLKKRRHIETEDGPAGYEEYIDYLFPEETQTTNLKILEAAYKWKKQKVVSDDD